In Candidatus Defluviilinea proxima, a single genomic region encodes these proteins:
- a CDS encoding NAD(P)/FAD-dependent oxidoreductase codes for MDNEWDVIVVGGGPAGFFAAIRCAELTPKLNVLIIEKSSQTLGKVVISGGGRCNVTHACFDPAQLISFYPRGGTELRGAFSRFQPQDTIRWFESHSVKLKTEADGRMFPSTDDSNTIAHCLRDAAREAGVKMELGASLLKVEKNPGGGFRLEVRKEAKVLYLQTNKLLLATGSDRKTLDIVQSLGHTVVELVPSLFTFNVKDKRINGLAGVSVENVTLQMDAITQRGPILITHWGLSGPAVLRISAWGARELFEKKYRGKLIVNWLDDYSFDKALDILQHNKEWKENVRKKVASTPAFSQVPIRLWKQLVHFIGDKNWGDVSKAELRKLAQELTGGEFKIEGKGQFKEEFVTCGGVSLKEVDFKTMQSRVADGLFFAGEVLDIDGITGGFNFQSSWTTGWLAGNALAERT; via the coding sequence ATGGATAATGAATGGGATGTGATCGTAGTCGGTGGCGGGCCTGCGGGGTTCTTTGCGGCAATCCGTTGCGCAGAATTAACGCCGAAATTAAATGTATTGATCATCGAGAAGTCAAGTCAGACCTTAGGCAAGGTCGTCATCTCTGGCGGTGGGAGATGTAATGTCACGCATGCGTGCTTTGACCCCGCTCAATTGATCTCATTTTATCCACGCGGCGGGACTGAACTGCGCGGGGCGTTCAGTCGTTTTCAGCCACAGGACACGATTCGGTGGTTTGAATCGCATAGTGTGAAATTAAAGACAGAAGCCGATGGGCGCATGTTCCCTTCTACAGATGATTCGAATACGATCGCACATTGTTTGCGAGATGCGGCGCGTGAAGCTGGCGTAAAAATGGAATTAGGTGCGAGTCTGCTAAAGGTGGAAAAAAATCCAGGAGGAGGATTCAGACTCGAGGTCCGAAAAGAGGCGAAGGTCCTTTATCTCCAAACAAATAAGTTGTTGCTTGCCACAGGCAGTGACCGTAAAACGTTGGACATCGTCCAATCGCTGGGACACACTGTTGTGGAGCTTGTGCCTTCATTATTTACATTCAACGTGAAAGACAAACGGATCAATGGGTTGGCCGGTGTGTCGGTTGAAAATGTGACTCTGCAAATGGATGCGATCACTCAACGCGGACCGATCCTGATCACACATTGGGGCTTGAGTGGACCTGCTGTGTTGCGGATCTCTGCCTGGGGAGCACGTGAGTTATTTGAGAAGAAGTATCGAGGAAAGTTGATCGTAAATTGGCTTGACGATTATTCGTTCGATAAGGCGTTGGATATTTTGCAACACAACAAAGAATGGAAGGAGAATGTGCGCAAAAAGGTCGCTTCTACGCCTGCGTTCTCACAAGTCCCTATAAGATTATGGAAACAACTAGTTCATTTTATCGGTGACAAGAATTGGGGCGATGTTTCAAAAGCAGAGTTACGAAAACTGGCGCAAGAGTTGACTGGTGGTGAGTTCAAGATCGAAGGCAAGGGACAATTCAAGGAAGAATTTGTCACGTGCGGCGGTGTGAGTTTGAAGGAAGTGGATTTCAAAACCATGCAAAGCCGCGTAGCGGACGGTCTATTCTTTGCAGGTGAGGTATTGGATATTGACGGTATCACTGGCGGCTTCAATTTTCAATCATCATGGACAACAGGTTGGCTGGCTGGAAATGCTCTTGCCGAACGTACTTAA